AATGGTAATAATGTAATGTTTTAATCTCTCTAACTtgcaagaaataaaaatatttactggCTAGATATGTTTCTGTTCTCTGAATCATTCCCTCATAGTTTTCTCTTGTTATTTGTCTGAGTTTGTGGTTCTGCATCTGATTTTACTTTACAAGTCATTCACTTTGGCTTCAAGTTGCAAAAGTGGCAAACTCTTCTGAACAAAAATGTTCGTCACTCACAGGCTTTCCAATCTCTCTTCCTTGTTGATACTGTCCTTTCCGTAGAACGAGACTGAATTTGGGTGTTTCACACTTGCGTAGTTGTACTAACTCACAGAAGTTTGCAGGCTTGTGTATGAAATTGTAGGAGCAAATCAATCATGTGTGTAATATAggccttttaaaaaaatatataaaggccttttattaaaaaaaaaaaacgatacaAATATGTGTATACAGTGCTTTTCAACGCCTATAGTTAAATAACTACCTATACAGAACTATCTAAATAGGTAACTAAATGAATAGTCAACTTAgatgattaaatatatatatatctaaataattaTCTTACTATCTTAGATATGTAGACAACCACTTAAATAACAATCCAGTTCTCTTATATATAGAGTtgtacatttaaaaaatatacttattAGTTATTAGTTATTAGTTAAATAAAGGACTCCAATAATTCTTCACATTTTATATCCAAACTTGACAAGACTTGCAGCAATATGcttccgcctctctctctctcttctttattGGTACTGCACTCACTGTCTCGCTTTCTGGACCGTTTTCATCAAAAGTCCAAGTTAGCAGCTGAGTTTTGTTTCTTGGTTTATGCAAGTATGTGTCCTCTTTAGATCATTTGTTCATCGGATGAACCAATACATTAAATAATGATGTCGATTCCTATTAATacatctattatattaaaacacaAGTCACAACTTCTCTTcgtgtgtgatttttttaaattggacCTTCTgtagaaaattatatttcatttaattctAATTAACATTATGACATCATTAAGATATCACATCTTAAATAATTGACATTTATAACAACTCACCTATAAAAttgtcttattttttaattataaaaatatgttgagaaaaaatcCTACAAAAtcttattagatattttaaatattattataaaatgaatcattgattaatttcgTGATTACTActctaatattattataaattaatgttagttaaaattttattataaaatataaaaaaaaattgtatactattttcttaaaatttctaattatagtctatattatctattaaaatagaagtaatgaattctttcatgtattgttttataatttggaccatcctttatttttttattaaatatattttattaagactaataatatatagaatctTTGAACTACGTTAATCacaatatcttttgatatcttttcattttaaatataaatatatattttaaaagttctaACAAGTctgtttaaaagattttaacaagatcttaatttttaaaaattatatgtaaatatttttactaatttcgaaattagttatgaaataatattatacatttatatattttagaatattaaaaatataaattctatcattttatcaattatataatcataatcaatcattttaagagaaaatattaattattatattgtgctaaatatgattaaattatattaaattgttaaatttatatattttattttttataagtatttataTTCGAAATGTAATATGTAGGTAACAGTGTTAATAttagaaaactatataatacacgTATATAAAGTAACATGTATTTCATCAAAGTTAATAATACAAATCATTTATGCatgatatctttttattttaaatataaatataattaaatatatacatatatatatatatatataatttttttaacaaatcttttgaaaatattataacattatcttaattttcaaaaaatttatgtaaatatttcaaCTAATTTCGTAGTTAGCAATGAACtattattatgcattaatatatatatatatatatatatatatttagttatcatttataaaataaaaaataatttttattattttataataataatagttcatATTAAATGAGATTAGTATAttgaactaaatatgataacattatattaaattgataaatttgtaaaaatagtttttataaatataaaatatttatgctaaaaatataatacgatGATATAGCGACTTAACAttcaaaaactatataatacatgtataaaaatcgacatatcttagacttttgtatatataataatatattatctgaaataaataaatgtaaaaatattgcTAATAGAAAACTTAGTTTTGAAGGTCGTTGGGTCAAAACTGAATATAgatttaatacaaaaataatatgtaatatgtttttaatgaatatattaatttttaaaatatatatatataccataaatgatgtaaaaaaatatttatgtatataaaatgaaaataaacacccgcacggttgtgcgggtcgaAATCTAGTATGCGTTTAACACCACTGTGCATCTTGTCTGATATTAGTAAATAGTATAACATGATCAATTTTTACAGCTCTAAAAGATGTGTTGCCTTCTTGGTTTTGTCGCCCTTAAACACATGGAAAGAGTATTTCACCGATCAAGCGCTAGTCAAGTCAGTATTTTTGGTTATGAATCCTTCTTATATCCAACAACTATGTGAAGAAAAAAACTACTACATGTTTAGAATGATTTCGGCCCTTAGATTACAACAAGAGTTTACTAGGCCGCAAGTAACTTACTACACCTGTCATGTTATCTCCTAAACTTGGCTACACAAGATATGTTAACATTCATGGAGTCCATCACTCAGCCTTTGCCTCGTTTCTGGCATTACAACTTTATGTACGCCTTTGGTTTCAGAAGCACTTAACATTAGGTTTTAGCCTGTTGGACTGGTAGCACTTGATAGCtacaaaataatttcatatttccCTATACCAAATCCGCATCTCACGTGTTCTTTAGTCATTTCACCTTTAATAGTTACGCAGCACTTCATACTAACAATCTCATCATCCGCTTTGAAGTATGCTTGACACATACGCATtgatctgagtttgatataaagTGTTACCAATGGACTAAAAACCCTACTCCTACCAATTCCATTAATTTAGCTATCCAAGATCGATCATAGATCGAtcatataacaaaattttacaaaacactCGAATCAAACAAACTCAGATCAATGAAGTAACTAATGAACTGTAGAAGAAGGGCAAGTTAGACTCAATCAAGAGAGAAAGcttttgaattttaaacttaaaaaaataagaagagcTTTCATTTCGAAACAGAAGTCCAAAGAAAACTAAGAAGAGCTTTTATTGGGCCTAAACCATCATACTAAAAGCCCAATAACACTAGGTTTAAGAGAAACCCTAATTTAACAGGGAGGACGCTCATATATAAAGCCGCCATTGTTTTCAAGTCGAAACCTTTCTCGAGGAACCAATTCGAATCGAGAGGAAGAAAGATGGTGTCTGGGTCAGGGTTATGCTCGAAGCGTGTCGTGGTCGACGCAAGGCACCACATGCTGGGCCGTCTAGCTTCGATCATCGCTAAGGAGTTGCTCAACGGGCAGAGAGTCGTTGTGGTCAGATGCGAGGAGATTTGCCTGTCAGGTGGATTGGTTCGTCAGAAGATGAAGTACATGAGGTTCATGAGGAAACGCATGAACACTAAGCCTTCTCACGGTCCCATTCACTTCAGGGCTCCCTCTAAGATCTTCTGGCGCACCGTTCGTGGGTTCGTTATCTAATCTCATTTCATCTTTAACTTTGAACTTGTTGGGTGTTTGTATCAATGGCTTAGGTTGCAGAAAGTGTCTTCCTTTCCCTCTTTGTGTAATTTGTATTTGTCAGTAAACATCTGTCTGAAAATGTTATTGAAAAATGAGATCCGAATTATAGTATTGGGTGTTTGTATCAATATCTACATTTACTTGGGGGGTACTAAGGAATGTATTGGGTTACAGAAAGTGTCTGCCTTTCAAGCTTTGTGGAGTTTGTATTTTTCAGACAGCATCTGTCTGGAAATGTATTATCTGAATTATACTGTAGGGTGTTTGTATCAGTTATTGAATGTATTGGGTTACAGAAAGCTAATATTGTCAgacatcatctttttttttttttttgatgtagtTTGGATGTTTTGTGAGAAGatgttttgaaaatgttttgttgttgttgtggcaGGATGATCCCACACAAGACCAAGCGTGGAGCTGCTGCTCTTGCACGCTTGAAGGTCTTTGAAGGAGTCCCACCTCCTTACGACAAGGTCAAGAGAATGGTTATTCCTGATGCTCTCAAGTAATCATCCTTTTCTACTCTTCTTTTTGGTATTGAAAATGTCCCCAATGTGTTTCGTTATCAACTGATTTTCTTTTCCCGTATTTGTTATTGCTTAGGGTTTTGAGGCTCCAGGCTGGTCACAAGTACTGCTTGTTGGGACGTCTGTCTTCTGAGGTTGGCTGGAACCACTACGATACCATTAAGGTTTGTCCTTTTTTCATAGTTATTATGTCTTGGGaacaaataattttcatttactACTATTGTTTTCAAATGTATAATAAGCTTTGCTGATAAACCAAATATAGTTGCTCTGTCAATTGAATTTCATTGAACATCATTTTCATTGTTTGAATGCTTACTTAGTAAAAATAAGTTGGTAGGTGACTCCTGCTGATTATGATTGTACAGTCTTTTTAGTTATTATGAGGCCATATCATCTCACTGAATCTGATTCTGAGGAAAAAACTGGGATTTTACCTTCTGGTATGTTGTGTTTGCAGGAGCTTGAGGTCAAAAGAAAGGAGAGGTCACAGGCTGTGTATGAGCGTAAGAAGCAGCTCAGCAAGCTCAGGACTAAGGCCGAAAAGGTTGCAGAGGAGAAGCTTGGTTCGCAGCTCGATGTTCTTGCACCCATCAAGTACTGAGAATTGGCATCTATCTTTTGGTTTAATACTTAATTTGGTGCTCGTCTCGATTCTACCTTTGAATTTTGTTTCTGCTTTTAGTAGCTTGTAAACTTGAAGATTGGAATGAgactttttggtttttttgatTGAACAATCTGTTATGGTTCTTGGCTCTTTTCTCTAAGATCAATGGTCaagtttgaaaattttaaatgcgAAAACCTATGAATTCTATACTCTGGGCGAGCTTAACACATCCCTAGCCGCACGTTGTGTAGTGCTTCAACTTACCAAACTATCGTGACGGTTTCACCAGCCCCATACAATTTTGTTGACATTGTAAAATAATGTCAATAACATTTCTATGTATGCAATTTTGTTAATCTCACAAAGTTAGTTCAACACGAAAAGTGTTGGTAccttaacaaaacaaaagataacatTTTGTGCTGGTCTAATCAAGATATGCATATGTAATCCAATGTCATGGCAGCTTGGAAACATATGGTCTCTTTTGTTTGCTTTCCCATTTAaccataaaaagaaagaacaacaataatacatttaaattaaactaaccTAAACCCACAAGAGTAGAAATTAGAAAggaacaaacaaaaagaaaaggctTCTAAAGGCCCTAAATATATGCCACATGATgaggaaacaaataaaaaaaagagtggGTGGAAGAGCAGACTTCTATACAAAACATTATAAACTGTTTCCACTCTCCCAAACCAAGAGATGAGAAGCAAGAAGAAGGGACTTCACTCTATGATGCGGTGGTAATTTACATACATAATACCCTTTCTCCCTTGTGTTCAAAAGATGTCAAAAAGACCATCATGAATCTACTATCTATCCACCTTCTTTCCCCGTTTATCTTCCTCTGCCCTCATCGAATATGCAAACTCAACCTGCAGAGTTTACAATCTACTTTGGCTGGACCAAAACAATGTTTAAGTTATACACCATCTCAGCCAAATCCAAAGACCACCCACTTGATGATGTTTAATGCCACAGTGAGGATCCGACTCTGTACAAACCAGTTTCTGAGTACCTGTACATGGCCGTCGGTAAGGGCCAGCATAACCCTTTGCAGGATTTACAACTACTCGAGGTTCTAGGTTTTTCATCTGATGTGCCTCTCATTCCACTTTTGTCTCAGGAGGTTTGGGAGACGGTAGTTTTTGTGCTTCTTCTAGTTGAGGAGGCTGATGATCAGAAGCAACATGTTTCTGATTTTGTACAGTCAGCTGCTCTGGCAACTTTGGTCGTCTCTGTTCTACTGAAGGTAGGGATGGCTGTCTCTGTATTACGCCCTTGAGCTCCTGACAAGGTACGCCAGCAGGCAAATGCTTCTTACTACAAGCTAAATCTGTATTAGAACTGTTTACTACTTTAGGAGCAGCGCTTTGCACAGAGGCGGCATTTGATGGAGGTTCCAATGGATTTGGAGAAGGCACAGCAGTAGAACCAACTGCTTTAACTTTTTTCGAATCATCACTCACTTCAGGCATACCCTTGCTCGTACTCATACTACTAGTGGTATTGGTGACAGACTGCGGAACACGTGGCACAAACTCAGCTTGGGACTTCCTTGATAAATCAGAGTTCCCTAGATGATTCTGATGAACAATTCGCTGAGCTGTTGGCTGCACCTGGCGCTGCTTTTGGTGTAGCAATAAATGCTGATGGTTGGAAGGTGCAACTGCCGGTGAAATTGACGGACTAGAGACCGCAGGTGAGCTCTGGCCTTGAATGCAATCGTCTGAAGGTAACTgtacttgttgttgttgttgggaCGGAGATGTAGCTCCAGGAAATGCTTTTGGCAGTTGCTGATCAGACCTAACTGGAACCACTGCCTCTCCTTTTTCGGTACCCTGACTTGATGGGGGCATGGTGAAACCATTCAGGTGTGACTGATCAACAGTGATGTTCTGATGGATCATGTTTCCTCTACCCATCCCCTTTGATTGTTTACTCGGCTGTTGACCTTGCGTTGGCTGTCGCTGGTGTGGATGTTGTCTTCCAGATTGCTGGTGGTGTTGCCGCTGCCGTTGTTTTCCAGATTGGTTGTTCATTCCAAGAGCACCAGACTGAGGATTCCTACCAAGACCATGAAGCGGCAACTGAGATTTTTGAGGGTTCTGTTGGGCCATAGCACTATTAGGAGAGGTAGACACTGGAGGGATTGGTAATGGCTGAGGCGAAACAGGTGGTTGAGTCTGAGGACTTTTTTGTGGAGGAGGAGAAATAGAAGTTCCCTGAGGTTGTTGTTGTCCATGTGGCACAGTAGTATTAGATGCTGCAAGCTGCTGTTGCTGTTGCTGTTGCATATACCTCTGGTgcatttgcctttgacggagaGCAAATCCGTCTTGCTGTGCCCCAGTGGCATGACTTAGGCTTGGGCTTTGGAGCTGAGGATTATGCGAGTTGCCAAGAACATGCGACTGCTGTGGCATCTGATGCTGCTGGGAAACATGGCCTGGGTACGACTGAACAGAAGTTGTCTGGTTGTTGGTAAATCCAGAACTCAAACTACCGAAAGCTGGGATCCGCTGACTGTTCCCTTGAGCAGCCTGCATCAGAAACTCAGGCATATCAGTTTTCATCTTCACTGGATTATTCGTTATGATGCCAAGCAGTTTCAAAAAGTCATTCGAGTAGCGGTAGACAAAACAATCAGAAGCGCTGAATAAATTAGCCCGGGTGGTCAAGTAAGAAAATAGGTAATTATTATGCTACTTTCCCGCATGCAAGTAATCTTAAAACCTAACTGTAATAGTTACCATAGAAGCAAACAAAAACCAAGTAGCTTACCCGCATCATATGCTGAACGGCTTCACGAGGCGGCCTGACCATGGAGTTTCTTGGAGAAGCTCCTCTTCCAGAGTTAATATTACCAGTGTTTGAAATTCCCACCATACCAGAGGACATCATGCTAACAGTATTTGGCATTGCTGGTGAGCCAATCCCTTGAAAGCCAGACCTCGACATGGGTGTGCCCCTGTTCGTTCCACTTACACCCATGGTGTTTACACCAGGAACCACGCAATGTCCGGATCCGGAGACAGCTCCATGAGTTGATATAGAATTCTGCTGCAGGTTTTTACCCGATGACATCTGATTAAACCGTTGGAGTCTGTGTTGTTCATCAAGTGGCAAAGACCCTCTAGGAACGTTGAATCTACCATCcctgaaaaaggaaaaaaaatatatataaacaaccaAAGAAGTAACAATCCTCGAGTTCATTGAGCGGAGATGCAGAAACGTGCGCATTCACCCAAACCACTGTCTACCTTGGAGAAGCACTGTGTAGACCAGGTGTGGTTGGTAAATTGTTACCCGGAACCACACCAGATGATCCAGAAGTGGATGGAGTGGCTCCAGAAGAAGGGAGCACTGGTGTCCCTTGATTCAACATTGGAAGACCCGGATGTGAACCTGGACTTTCAAGTGAAAATAAATCTTGACCTGAAGTTGACGCATCACAGAGATCAAGGGGCCTTCATCCAGAGAGTAGTAAAATATCAGATTCGCGGAAGTAGTTGTcaggaaattatatataacgGAAACACCAAAACTTACGTTAGAACACCTCCATTCAGATTATTCGGGAATACTTGAGAAAGAGCCATGACTTGTGAATTGTGAACTGGTACTATCTGCTTTGAATCCCGACCATCATTCTTGAAGATCGATGAAACAGTAGAAAACAGACATAATTAgtaacaagaaaacaaaattacttTAGAATTATTAATGACTTTAGCAAATGTTAGCCAAGTTTACAGATATGCTTTGAAACATGCCTTCTACTGTTCTACAGCATAATAGACTCTGACTATAAAAAGAGAAGACAGACTATCTTCTCAAATTCTATATCTCGGATTTCTATAAGCAAAAGCGTTTTCCATCTCCAGTGCAGCTTAAAAACCTAATTTCGTGAGAAGATTCTGGAACTATAAGTTCAGACCCATACAGTATTCTTCCAACAAGAGAGAAACGAAAACTTGAACTATCACTATTGCTACACAACCGTTgaaataaaaatggaaaagcAAATGCAGAAAGAAAGTCCACTAGTTTCAGGTTACAAGCTTGCAAAACAGTAACAAAGTACTAGGTGAACCAACCTGTGTCTTTCTACAGTGTAGCTTCTTCCCAATTAAACAAATCTTCTCAAAATGGGATTTTAGGGTATCTTCCTCCATTGGCCCTTGCAGTCGCTGAAACAACTGTCTTGCACTTCCCTGAATATACAAACATACAATGGGTATCTGAATTAATCTAAACATAGTGGACACTTTATTCAGCGTTTCAGAGCTAAGGGAAAACCTTCGGGATGCCAGGCAAAGTGGATGGATAAGACTGTGAAGTCCCCGAATCTTCAGCACTATCAGCCCCATCACTCGCAGTCTTGTCCATCAGAATCTTATGCCGCTCCTTGCACTCAATCGGATTACGATATATACACTGGAAAAAAACGGATACCAATAGTCAGATCAAATCAGTCAGTAACGAATCCCACATGTTCactagaaaagaaacaaaaagtgaAATCAATAGAAGAATCccataatttttcaaaataacatgCATTTACCTTAATTTTGAGAGCGCTATTCATTGCATCACTAATGAGCTCCCAGTTAGGGCCCATGTCATGCACCAAGACAACAAGCGCCTAAAAGGTGGAAAATAATTAGATATTCATAGAGCAAGCTAACAGTATATCGATGTTAAGGAAGATGACAAATAGAACACCTGATCCTCAAATTGTGACCAAGTAGTTCCAGAGCCATGCTGGCTGGAAGAAATCTGCGTAAATCCAAATTTCAAGTTAAAAAAGTCTTAAAATAAAGCGACTGGAGGAGTTAGCAAAACTTCAACAGCATATACCTTGAGGCCTTTTATTTTTCTGGCCCTATCACGACTTCCAATAAATTTGATAGATTTGTTGGAGTTGGACATATTGCTCATCTGGGAAGCTGCCGGAGAAGGAATTGATCCAGTGAGACCCATGGCCCCATCAAAATTGTTCTCAACCAATTGCTTGGTGGTCTTTTGCTTCTTTGCATGATGACCGTACAGACCTTATACGATACAACCAAGATATGTCAAAGAATTAAAAACAAGGCATTGAGGCATAAAAAGGGAATATGTCGATAAAGCAGCAAACTTATGCAAGTTTCCAGAAACAGTTGAATCAATCCAAATTACAACCTTCTACTCTAGGTTTATAACTAGTTAACTACACAGTATCcagctttttatttttatagttacAATGCATCAGAGTAAAAACGAAGTTGCAAATAAT
The window above is part of the Brassica napus cultivar Da-Ae chromosome C3, Da-Ae, whole genome shotgun sequence genome. Proteins encoded here:
- the LOC106447399 gene encoding 60S ribosomal protein L13a-2, yielding MVSGSGLCSKRVVVDARHHMLGRLASIIAKELLNGQRVVVVRCEEICLSGGLVRQKMKYMRFMRKRMNTKPSHGPIHFRAPSKIFWRTVRGMIPHKTKRGAAALARLKVFEGVPPPYDKVKRMVIPDALKVLRLQAGHKYCLLGRLSSEVGWNHYDTIKELEVKRKERSQAVYERKKQLSKLRTKAEKVAEEKLGSQLDVLAPIKY